A genomic stretch from Actinomadura rubteroloni includes:
- a CDS encoding DUF397 domain-containing protein, whose amino-acid sequence MDLNNLRWRKSSRSGQNGDHCIELATVPGTVAVRDSKDPEGPKLLVDRAEFRHFAAAIRAI is encoded by the coding sequence ATGGACCTGAACAACCTCCGCTGGCGCAAGTCGTCCCGCAGCGGCCAGAACGGTGACCACTGCATCGAGTTGGCGACCGTTCCCGGCACGGTGGCGGTCCGCGACAGCAAGGACCCGGAAGGCCCGAAGCTGCTGGTGGACCGTGCCGAGTTCCGCCACTTCGCGGCGGCCATCCGCGCCATTTGA
- a CDS encoding helix-turn-helix domain-containing protein: MAQLKKPLPNLRRFGEGVDKFREQKGWTRQQLADMIPISNGFLGQILQGKNKCSLQVAEKLDELLEANGEILAAWKMYVADSMSPRAFADFEEYEATAEILRAADMMFVNGLFQTEDYARALVRTEDALLARMARQAKILGQEHPPKIFSVMEEGVFYRGVGSRKIMRAQLEHILVLSEREEIYTQVAPFGRYKGVDGTFAIATQPDNTSVAFLANNADGETVRGDGIISRQFEAFGILQARALNVEDSRVFIRKVIEERWT; this comes from the coding sequence ATGGCACAGCTCAAGAAGCCGCTACCCAACCTGCGGCGGTTCGGGGAAGGCGTCGACAAGTTCCGGGAACAGAAGGGATGGACTCGGCAGCAGCTCGCCGACATGATCCCGATCAGCAACGGCTTCCTGGGCCAGATCCTCCAGGGCAAGAACAAGTGCTCGCTCCAGGTCGCCGAGAAGCTGGACGAGCTCCTGGAGGCCAACGGCGAGATCCTCGCGGCGTGGAAGATGTACGTCGCGGACTCGATGTCCCCCCGCGCGTTCGCCGACTTCGAGGAGTACGAGGCCACCGCCGAGATCCTGCGCGCGGCGGACATGATGTTCGTCAACGGCCTGTTCCAGACGGAGGACTACGCCCGCGCCCTGGTGCGCACGGAGGACGCGCTGCTGGCCCGCATGGCCAGGCAGGCCAAGATCCTCGGCCAGGAGCATCCCCCGAAAATCTTCTCGGTGATGGAAGAGGGCGTGTTCTATCGCGGCGTCGGGTCGCGCAAGATCATGCGTGCGCAGCTCGAACACATTCTCGTGCTGTCCGAGCGCGAGGAAATCTACACGCAGGTCGCGCCGTTCGGCCGCTACAAGGGCGTCGATGGGACGTTCGCCATCGCCACCCAGCCGGACAACACCTCGGTCGCCTTCCTGGCGAATAACGCCGACGGTGAGACAGTTCGGGGAGATGGGATTATCTCCCGCCAGTTCGAAGCCTTCGGTATACTCCAGGCGCGGGCCCTCAACGTTGAGGACTCGCGTGTGTTTATCCGAAAGGTGATTGAGGAGCGATGGACCTGA
- a CDS encoding ATP-binding protein — translation MRRGYDTSTTESARLVASELVTNAHLHATRPGDPIDVRLYLSDFGPVIEVADPSDRMPAPADDGDALALRGRGLALVAALSRRWGANPVVGGGKVVYAVLAAGKDDA, via the coding sequence ATGCGGCGCGGATACGACACGTCCACCACCGAGAGCGCGCGACTCGTCGCCAGCGAATTGGTCACCAACGCCCATCTCCACGCGACTCGCCCCGGTGACCCGATCGACGTCCGCCTCTACCTCAGCGACTTCGGGCCGGTGATCGAGGTCGCCGACCCGTCCGACCGGATGCCCGCACCGGCCGACGACGGCGACGCCCTCGCCCTGCGCGGGCGCGGCCTCGCGCTCGTCGCGGCGCTCAGCCGCCGCTGGGGCGCGAACCCGGTCGTCGGCGGCGGCAAGGTCGTCTACGCCGTCCTCGCCGCCGGAAAGGACGACGCGTGA
- a CDS encoding RCC1 domain-containing protein, with amino-acid sequence MSSPSVRGRPPAAWRRPLVALTALALGATSLGITASPADAQAKPRLKALYDHSHDKGKPGTRGPLPKGFSTTTLKVKFQSEAKVRLRGGKLTGADSGATAQIQKVLAKYPGATVTRLSQRSEKKLDDERAALQEKTGREMPDFNSWYVVRVPNRLADLVTDLNALPSVEIAQAQPRLKNMSEPLRGQQRYRNPVGDPAGTGMDVDGINSVPGGKGDNITVADVDSGTVQSAAFGLEWGDMAAGLGHTLAVDLGPSAPTVWATGSNNHGQLGDGTTTNRTTPAEIPGLSGVKVVAAAGDYSLALKTDGTVWAWGSNGVGQLGDGTTTERHTPVQVSGITNATAISAGSDGHALAVLADGTVKAWGSNSTGQLGDGTTTNHSTPITVPGLTGVKTTWGAVAAGGGQSLAVLTSGTIKAWGSNSSGQLGDGTTTNRTTPVSVSGITTGKQVAGGGFHSLAVLTDGSVKAWGLNGSGQLGDGTTTSRNTPVSVPLSEPIGSVVAGGFHSAAQAYDPVTHDHYSAWAWGYNSHGQVGDGTTTNRTSPTELTNTGFITALAAGAQHTVSEVAIGNAAWGYNSSGQLGLGDTTDRTHETVWDVRANYWNTCHEEFTGRPSPGGDPTRIHTTWGSNCLSSTQSEHGTAISGIIGARDDNNAGIAGIAPHAKLLLSGTGADIVDTIDALGAGDVIAAPLAWVVDGKEYPFEWEGSVYDAIVQATARGTTFIEAGGNKGTNLDDPADANAVTIMSRPDSGAIIAGAGAPPSPGGSNCLGSSPPAERTAINLAGWWASSYGSRVDLQAYGSCVATLGVTGYQDLTPSETDPNKMYRGTFNGTSSATGILGGVVATVQGVAKKYGTPLTPQQVRQLLKQTGTPQPAGDTRHIGPQPNLRAAVAALRGGVSAGGDHTLDVKNDGTVWAWGSNASGQLGDGTTTNRTTPVQVSGLTNIARTIGSIDAGGNHSLAVKSDGTVVAWGSNASGQLGDGTTTNRTAPVAVSGLTNVRAVSAGDNFSLALKNDGTVWAWGNNANAQLGDGTTTNRTTPVQVSGLTSVASIGTGQYHGLAVRTDGTVRAWGDNGYGQLGDGTTTDRPTPVTVSGLSGVSTWPGAVAGGLGHSLALLADGSVKAWGLNASGEIGDGTTTNRTTPVAVSGLSDITSLSAGAFHSVAVRANGAAMAWGSNLNGSLGDGTTTTRTTPVTVTGLGSLSGIAAGNLHTVAVRPAGAVYGWGDNNNGELGDGTTTDRYTAVAILP; translated from the coding sequence GTGTCCTCTCCCTCCGTGCGCGGGCGACCACCGGCCGCATGGCGACGGCCGCTGGTCGCGCTCACCGCGCTGGCCCTCGGCGCGACCAGCCTCGGCATCACCGCGAGCCCGGCCGACGCCCAGGCCAAACCGCGCCTGAAAGCCCTCTACGACCACTCTCACGACAAGGGCAAGCCGGGAACGCGCGGCCCCCTGCCCAAGGGTTTCTCCACGACGACCCTCAAGGTGAAATTCCAGAGCGAGGCCAAGGTCCGGCTGCGCGGCGGAAAGCTCACCGGCGCCGACTCGGGCGCCACCGCGCAAATACAGAAAGTGCTCGCGAAGTATCCCGGTGCGACGGTCACGCGGCTGTCGCAGCGCTCGGAGAAGAAGCTCGACGACGAACGCGCGGCCCTTCAGGAGAAGACGGGCCGGGAAATGCCCGACTTCAACTCCTGGTACGTCGTCCGCGTGCCGAACCGTCTGGCCGACCTCGTCACGGACCTCAACGCGCTGCCGTCCGTCGAGATCGCGCAGGCCCAGCCCCGGCTGAAGAACATGTCCGAGCCGCTGCGCGGTCAGCAGCGCTACCGCAACCCGGTCGGCGACCCGGCCGGGACGGGCATGGACGTCGACGGCATCAACAGCGTCCCCGGCGGCAAGGGCGACAACATCACCGTCGCCGACGTCGACTCCGGCACCGTCCAGTCCGCCGCCTTCGGCCTGGAGTGGGGCGACATGGCCGCGGGCCTCGGGCACACGCTCGCCGTCGACCTCGGGCCGTCCGCGCCGACCGTGTGGGCCACCGGCTCCAACAACCACGGCCAGCTCGGCGACGGAACCACCACCAACCGGACGACGCCCGCCGAGATCCCCGGCCTGTCCGGGGTGAAGGTCGTCGCGGCGGCGGGCGACTACTCCCTGGCCCTCAAGACCGATGGAACGGTCTGGGCGTGGGGCTCGAACGGCGTCGGGCAGCTCGGCGACGGCACCACGACCGAGCGGCACACACCCGTCCAGGTCAGCGGCATCACCAACGCCACCGCGATCTCGGCGGGTTCGGACGGGCACGCGCTCGCCGTCCTCGCCGACGGGACCGTCAAGGCGTGGGGATCCAACAGCACCGGCCAGCTCGGCGACGGAACCACCACCAACCACAGCACGCCCATCACCGTGCCCGGCCTCACCGGGGTCAAGACGACGTGGGGCGCGGTCGCCGCGGGCGGCGGACAGTCCCTGGCCGTCCTGACCAGCGGCACGATCAAGGCGTGGGGGTCCAACAGCTCCGGCCAGCTCGGGGACGGGACCACCACCAACCGCACCACTCCGGTCAGCGTCTCCGGCATCACGACGGGCAAGCAGGTCGCGGGGGGCGGGTTCCACAGCCTCGCCGTCCTCACCGACGGCTCGGTGAAGGCCTGGGGGCTCAACGGATCCGGGCAGCTCGGCGACGGGACCACCACGTCCCGGAACACCCCGGTGAGCGTCCCGCTGTCCGAGCCGATCGGCAGCGTCGTCGCCGGCGGCTTCCACAGCGCCGCCCAGGCCTACGACCCCGTCACGCACGACCACTACTCGGCGTGGGCCTGGGGCTACAACAGCCACGGCCAGGTCGGCGATGGAACCACCACCAACCGGACGAGCCCGACCGAACTGACCAACACGGGGTTCATCACCGCGCTGGCCGCCGGCGCGCAGCACACCGTGTCGGAGGTCGCGATCGGCAACGCCGCGTGGGGCTACAACTCCAGCGGCCAGCTCGGGCTCGGCGACACCACCGACCGGACCCACGAGACCGTCTGGGACGTGCGCGCCAACTACTGGAACACGTGCCACGAAGAGTTCACGGGACGTCCGAGTCCGGGCGGCGACCCCACCCGGATCCACACGACATGGGGCTCGAACTGCCTGTCCTCGACGCAGAGCGAGCACGGCACCGCGATCTCCGGGATCATCGGCGCCCGGGACGACAACAACGCGGGCATCGCGGGCATCGCGCCGCACGCCAAGCTGCTGCTCTCCGGCACCGGCGCCGACATCGTCGACACCATCGACGCGCTCGGCGCGGGTGACGTCATCGCCGCGCCCCTCGCCTGGGTCGTCGACGGCAAGGAATACCCGTTCGAGTGGGAAGGGTCGGTCTACGACGCGATCGTCCAGGCGACCGCGCGGGGCACCACGTTCATCGAGGCCGGCGGGAACAAGGGCACCAACCTGGACGACCCGGCCGACGCCAACGCCGTGACGATCATGAGCCGCCCCGACTCGGGCGCGATCATCGCGGGCGCGGGCGCTCCGCCGAGCCCCGGCGGTTCCAACTGCCTCGGCTCCAGCCCGCCCGCCGAGCGGACGGCGATCAACCTCGCGGGCTGGTGGGCGTCCAGCTACGGCTCGCGGGTGGACCTCCAGGCGTACGGCTCGTGCGTCGCAACGCTCGGCGTCACCGGCTACCAGGACCTCACGCCGTCCGAGACCGACCCCAACAAGATGTACCGGGGCACGTTCAACGGCACGTCCAGCGCCACCGGCATCCTCGGCGGCGTCGTCGCGACGGTCCAGGGCGTGGCGAAGAAGTACGGCACGCCGCTGACGCCGCAGCAGGTCCGGCAGCTCCTCAAGCAGACCGGCACGCCGCAGCCCGCCGGCGACACCCGGCACATCGGTCCGCAGCCGAACCTCCGCGCCGCCGTGGCCGCCCTGCGCGGCGGTGTGTCCGCCGGCGGCGACCACACGCTGGACGTCAAGAACGACGGCACGGTGTGGGCGTGGGGCTCCAACGCGTCCGGTCAGCTCGGCGACGGGACGACGACCAACCGGACGACGCCCGTCCAGGTGTCCGGGCTGACGAACATTGCGCGGACGATCGGTTCGATCGACGCGGGCGGCAACCATTCGCTCGCGGTCAAGAGCGACGGGACGGTCGTGGCGTGGGGGTCCAACGCGTCCGGGCAGCTCGGCGACGGGACCACCACCAACCGCACCGCGCCGGTCGCGGTCAGCGGGCTCACCAACGTGCGCGCGGTGTCGGCGGGCGACAACTTCTCGCTGGCGCTGAAGAACGACGGGACCGTCTGGGCGTGGGGCAACAACGCCAACGCGCAGCTCGGCGACGGGACGACGACGAACCGGACGACGCCGGTCCAGGTGTCCGGGCTGACGTCCGTGGCGTCCATCGGGACGGGCCAGTACCACGGCCTCGCCGTCCGCACGGACGGGACCGTCCGTGCGTGGGGCGACAACGGGTACGGCCAGCTCGGCGACGGCACCACCACCGACCGGCCGACGCCGGTCACCGTCAGCGGGCTCAGCGGCGTCTCGACGTGGCCCGGCGCGGTCGCGGGCGGCCTCGGCCACTCGCTGGCCCTGCTGGCCGACGGCTCCGTGAAGGCGTGGGGCCTCAACGCCAGCGGCGAGATCGGGGACGGAACCACCACCAACCGGACCACTCCGGTCGCCGTCAGCGGGCTCAGCGACATCACGAGCCTCAGCGCGGGCGCCTTCCACAGCGTCGCAGTGCGGGCCAACGGCGCCGCCATGGCGTGGGGCTCCAACCTCAACGGCTCGCTCGGGGACGGCACCACCACGACCCGGACGACCCCGGTGACCGTCACGGGCCTCGGCAGCCTCTCGGGCATCGCGGCCGGGAACCTGCACACGGTCGCGGTCCGTCCCGCCGGGGCGGTCTACGGCTGGGGCGACAACAACAACGGTGAACTCGGCGACGGGACCACCACCGATCGATACACCGCGGTAGCGATCCTGCCGTGA
- a CDS encoding DUF7059 domain-containing protein — MPDSVLGRVRAAFLDADYTVAGVRALLGPVAGGALARDVIVPALRGTSGGTDLERFVRLFWLQVPVPSGHARDADLVAAGLAEDDGGELRPLLHVEPLESVTGAGHVGWTVSDLKVRPGSGRPVGPDHVVGAGGASASLARLVVHSPVENVLDLGTGCGVQALHLADPAIGRRPARITATDVHPRALRLAALSFELSGLDGVELLQGSLFEPVADRRFDLVVSNPPFVVAPPGGTRRTYRESGLPGDDFCRLLVASARDRLTDGGRCHLLANWLDVEGEGWAERVGGWAEASGCDAWIVQRDVQDPAEYAELWLRDAAETDAYAERYEAWLDDFERQKVNGVGFGWITLRRRDEGRPVVRVEDLRHAVQEPVGAYVDDVLNALAEAPEFSTAWGKLRLADGVIQEQVGPPGAPDPERILLRQTSGLRRAAGVGTVEAALAGVCDGTLPLEPLLDAIAQLLAHDPAEVRAHAAAVLPELIADGFLIPA, encoded by the coding sequence ATGCCCGATTCCGTGCTCGGCCGCGTCCGCGCGGCCTTTCTCGACGCCGACTACACCGTCGCGGGGGTGCGGGCGCTGCTCGGCCCGGTGGCGGGCGGCGCGCTGGCCCGCGACGTGATCGTTCCCGCGCTGCGCGGCACGTCCGGCGGTACCGATCTGGAGCGTTTCGTACGGCTGTTCTGGCTCCAGGTCCCGGTGCCGTCCGGGCACGCCCGGGACGCCGATCTGGTGGCCGCCGGCCTCGCCGAGGACGACGGCGGCGAGCTGCGTCCGCTGCTGCACGTAGAGCCGCTGGAGTCGGTGACGGGCGCCGGTCACGTCGGCTGGACGGTCTCCGACCTCAAGGTGCGTCCGGGCTCGGGACGCCCGGTCGGCCCCGACCACGTCGTGGGCGCGGGCGGCGCGTCGGCCTCGCTGGCGCGGCTGGTTGTCCACAGCCCTGTGGAAAACGTGCTCGATCTCGGGACGGGCTGCGGCGTGCAGGCGCTGCATCTCGCCGACCCCGCGATCGGTCGCCGTCCGGCCCGGATCACCGCCACGGACGTCCATCCGCGGGCGCTGCGCCTCGCCGCGCTGAGCTTCGAGCTGTCGGGCCTGGACGGCGTCGAACTCCTGCAAGGCTCCCTCTTCGAGCCCGTGGCGGACCGCCGCTTCGATCTCGTCGTGTCGAACCCGCCGTTCGTCGTCGCGCCGCCGGGCGGGACGCGCCGGACGTACCGCGAGTCGGGCCTCCCCGGCGACGACTTCTGCCGCCTCCTGGTGGCGTCCGCGCGCGACCGCCTGACCGACGGCGGACGCTGCCACCTGCTCGCGAACTGGCTGGACGTCGAGGGCGAGGGCTGGGCGGAGCGCGTGGGCGGCTGGGCCGAGGCGTCCGGCTGCGACGCGTGGATCGTGCAGCGCGACGTGCAGGACCCGGCCGAGTACGCCGAACTCTGGCTGCGCGACGCGGCCGAGACCGACGCCTACGCCGAACGCTACGAAGCATGGCTCGACGACTTCGAGCGGCAGAAGGTCAACGGCGTCGGCTTCGGCTGGATCACGTTGCGGCGCCGGGACGAAGGCCGTCCGGTCGTACGGGTGGAGGACCTGCGCCACGCCGTCCAGGAACCCGTGGGCGCCTATGTGGACGACGTTCTCAACGCCTTGGCCGAAGCCCCGGAGTTTTCCACAGCCTGGGGAAAACTCCGCCTCGCAGACGGCGTGATCCAGGAACAAGTAGGCCCGCCCGGCGCCCCGGACCCCGAACGGATCCTGCTCCGCCAGACGTCCGGCCTGCGCCGCGCGGCGGGCGTCGGAACGGTCGAAGCGGCCCTGGCGGGAGTCTGCGACGGCACACTCCCGCTGGAGCCGCTCCTCGACGCCATCGCGCAACTCCTGGCCCATGACCCGGCCGAGGTCCGCGCGCACGCCGCCGCCGTCCTGCCCGAACTGATCGCGGACGGCTTCCTCATTCCCGCCTGA
- a CDS encoding N-acetylmuramoyl-L-alanine amidase, producing the protein MRFHRGGTIAAGLALCLTGLAGCGGGDGDGGASASPPTATAPGMTPSGTPGSPSASRSAPSSRPLAGKVVVIDPGHNGGNAAHPAEINRQVDVGNGHKECDTTGTATNGGYNESTFTLDVSKRLRDLLRAQGATVKMTRQDDSGVGPCINERAAVGNRAHADAAISIHGDGAPASGHGFHIIEPAPVAGFNTAIVAPSAKLALALRAAYHGGTGIPYASYIGEQGIDKRSDLGGLNLSKVPKVFIECGNMRNAGDAAKMTDPNFRQRMAESLARGFENYLR; encoded by the coding sequence GTGCGATTCCACCGAGGCGGCACCATCGCGGCCGGACTGGCGCTCTGCCTGACCGGGCTGGCCGGCTGCGGGGGCGGTGACGGCGACGGCGGCGCGAGCGCGTCCCCGCCGACCGCGACCGCGCCGGGCATGACGCCGTCCGGGACGCCCGGTTCGCCGAGCGCGTCGCGGAGCGCCCCGTCGTCGCGTCCGCTGGCGGGGAAGGTCGTCGTGATCGACCCGGGCCACAACGGCGGGAACGCGGCCCATCCCGCCGAGATCAACCGCCAGGTGGACGTCGGCAACGGCCACAAGGAGTGCGACACCACCGGCACGGCCACCAACGGCGGCTACAACGAGTCGACGTTCACGCTGGACGTGTCCAAGCGCCTGCGCGACCTGCTGCGCGCCCAGGGCGCGACCGTGAAGATGACCCGGCAGGACGACTCGGGCGTCGGGCCGTGCATCAATGAGCGCGCCGCCGTCGGGAACCGCGCGCACGCCGACGCGGCGATCTCCATCCACGGGGACGGGGCGCCCGCGTCCGGGCACGGGTTCCACATCATCGAGCCCGCGCCGGTCGCCGGGTTCAACACCGCGATCGTGGCGCCGTCGGCGAAGCTGGCGCTCGCGCTGCGCGCCGCCTATCACGGCGGCACCGGCATCCCGTACGCGAGCTACATCGGCGAGCAGGGCATCGACAAGCGGTCGGACCTCGGCGGGCTGAACCTGTCGAAGGTGCCGAAGGTGTTCATCGAGTGCGGCAACATGCGCAACGCGGGGGACGCCGCCAAGATGACCGACCCGAATTTCCGGCAGCGGATGGCCGAATCCCTCGCCCGGGGGTTCGAGAACTACCTGCGCTGA
- a CDS encoding LacI family DNA-binding transcriptional regulator — MSVAGEGSSTRKGTSQAGDVVVPAPRSPEGRPGPAPKPTIRNVAERAGVSKSLVSLVMRGSPHVSERRREAVLQAARELGYRPNAVARSLVEGRTRLIGAIVADLHNPFFAEFLDGLQESLHGDGLRMLVGSGRWDPLFEAEAVEAFLEMRVDGLVLLSVVPDSLSDAAASVPVVVVGERDVHGVDIVVDDDELGAALAVDHLVELGHRRIAHIEGVRSTTARYRRSGYEKAMRRHGLDELIRVVPGDFTEDGGYRAALALLGGDPATRPTAIFAPNDLVATGALSAADELGLGVPRDVSIVGYDNTHLAAIRHISLTSVDQPRRDMGRVAAELLTARIGDPSRPARQNLVVPHLVVRATTGPVPA; from the coding sequence ATGTCAGTTGCTGGTGAAGGAAGTTCCACGCGCAAGGGAACGTCCCAGGCGGGGGACGTCGTCGTGCCCGCGCCCCGCTCCCCGGAGGGCAGACCCGGTCCGGCGCCGAAGCCGACGATCCGCAACGTCGCCGAGCGCGCGGGCGTGTCGAAGTCCCTGGTGTCGCTGGTCATGCGCGGGTCCCCGCACGTCAGCGAGCGGCGCCGCGAGGCGGTGCTCCAGGCGGCGCGGGAGCTGGGTTACCGGCCGAACGCGGTCGCGCGGAGCCTGGTGGAGGGCCGGACGCGGCTGATCGGCGCGATCGTCGCCGACCTGCACAACCCGTTCTTCGCCGAGTTCCTGGACGGCCTTCAGGAGAGCCTGCACGGCGACGGGCTGCGGATGCTCGTCGGCAGCGGCCGGTGGGACCCGCTGTTCGAGGCCGAGGCCGTCGAGGCGTTCCTGGAGATGCGCGTGGACGGCCTGGTGCTGCTCAGCGTCGTCCCGGACTCGCTGAGCGACGCGGCGGCGAGCGTCCCGGTGGTCGTGGTCGGCGAGCGCGACGTCCACGGGGTGGACATCGTGGTCGACGACGACGAACTGGGCGCCGCGCTCGCGGTGGACCACCTGGTGGAGCTCGGGCACCGGCGGATCGCGCACATCGAGGGCGTCCGGTCCACGACCGCGCGGTACCGGCGCAGCGGGTACGAGAAGGCGATGCGGCGGCACGGCCTGGACGAGCTGATCCGCGTGGTCCCGGGCGACTTCACCGAGGACGGCGGCTACCGGGCGGCGCTGGCGCTGCTCGGCGGCGATCCGGCGACCCGTCCGACGGCGATCTTCGCGCCGAACGACCTGGTGGCGACGGGCGCGCTGTCGGCGGCCGACGAGCTGGGCCTCGGCGTGCCCCGCGACGTCTCGATCGTCGGCTACGACAACACACATCTGGCAGCCATCCGCCACATTTCACTGACCAGTGTGGATCAGCCGAGGCGGGACATGGGACGGGTCGCGGCCGAGCTGCTGACGGCCCGGATCGGCGACCCGTCGCGTCCGGCCCGGCAGAACCTCGTCGTGCCGCATCTGGTCGTCCGGGCGACGACGGGACCGGTCCCGGCGTGA
- a CDS encoding TetR/AcrR family transcriptional regulator, whose translation MSGRAPRGRRRLSVDERRDELIAAALQLFSSRSPDEISIDDVAATAGASRALVYHYFGGKQELYIAALGSAARQLSELLEPPTEGSPLDRLRLSLERYFDFVERHAAGFTALLRGGPANRSGEIGEIVDGIRKLLLRRILHALDIESAPPILRITLRSWLASVETAGLDWLENRDIDRAQLEHVLVDQCVVMLDVAGYHEPAVAALFHRLAREEEIAGGAEPAPA comes from the coding sequence GTGTCCGGACGCGCCCCCCGGGGCCGGCGCCGGCTCAGCGTGGACGAGCGGCGCGACGAGCTGATCGCCGCCGCGCTCCAACTGTTCAGCTCGCGCTCCCCCGACGAAATCTCGATCGACGACGTCGCCGCCACGGCCGGGGCGTCCCGCGCGCTCGTCTACCACTACTTCGGCGGCAAGCAGGAGCTGTACATCGCGGCGCTCGGCAGCGCGGCGCGGCAGCTCTCCGAACTGCTCGAACCGCCCACCGAGGGCAGCCCGCTCGACCGGCTGCGGCTGTCGCTCGAACGCTACTTCGACTTCGTGGAACGCCACGCCGCCGGGTTCACCGCGCTGCTGCGCGGCGGGCCGGCCAACCGGTCCGGCGAGATCGGGGAGATCGTGGACGGCATCCGCAAGCTGCTGCTCCGCCGCATCCTGCACGCGCTGGACATCGAGAGCGCGCCGCCCATCCTGCGCATCACGCTGCGGTCGTGGCTGGCGTCGGTGGAGACGGCCGGGCTGGACTGGCTGGAGAACCGCGACATCGACCGCGCGCAGCTCGAACACGTCCTGGTGGACCAGTGCGTCGTCATGCTGGACGTCGCCGGGTACCACGAACCGGCCGTCGCGGCGCTGTTCCACCGGCTCGCCCGCGAAGAGGAGATCGCCGGGGGCGCGGAGCCCGCGCCCGCCTGA
- the bldC gene encoding developmental transcriptional regulator BldC — protein sequence MSARTPEAEPLLTPAEVATMFRVDPKTVTRWAKAGKLTSIRTLGGHRRYREAEVRALLAGIPQQRSE from the coding sequence ATGTCAGCACGTACGCCAGAGGCCGAGCCCCTGCTGACGCCCGCCGAGGTGGCGACGATGTTCCGCGTCGACCCCAAGACCGTCACGCGGTGGGCGAAGGCCGGCAAGCTCACGTCCATTCGCACGCTGGGGGGACACCGGCGCTACCGCGAGGCCGAGGTCCGGGCGCTGCTGGCGGGCATCCCGCAGCAGCGTTCGGAGTAG
- a CDS encoding Glu/Leu/Phe/Val family dehydrogenase, which yields MPTVFGGSPHKDSGPTVPSRFGAHEQVVFCQDEPSGLRAIIAIYSTALGPSLGGTRFYPYASEDEALADVLNLSRGMAYKNAMAGLDLGGGKAVIIGDPATDKSEALLRAYGRFVQSLNGRYYTACDIGTFSEDMDVVARECRYVTGRTVEHGGAGDSSILTAYGVFQGMRAAAETLWGTPTLRGRRVGVEGVGKVGHRLVEHLREDGAEVVVCDVSPRAVSRVVAAHPEVEAVDGKEALLASGLDVYAPCALGGALDETAVAALSGGIVCGAANNQLAHAGIEKQLADRGVLYAPDYVVNSGGVIQVADEIAGFDFDRARNRATGIYDTTRKIFALAADEGVPPAVAADRLAERRMAEVGRLRSVYLPG from the coding sequence GTGCCTACAGTCTTCGGCGGGTCGCCCCACAAGGACTCCGGCCCCACCGTCCCGTCCCGGTTCGGCGCGCACGAGCAGGTCGTCTTCTGCCAGGACGAACCGAGCGGCCTGCGCGCCATCATCGCGATCTACTCCACCGCGCTCGGGCCGTCCCTCGGCGGCACCCGGTTCTACCCGTACGCCTCCGAGGACGAAGCCCTCGCCGACGTGCTGAACCTGTCGCGCGGGATGGCGTACAAGAACGCGATGGCCGGGCTGGACCTCGGCGGCGGGAAGGCCGTGATCATCGGCGACCCGGCCACCGACAAGTCCGAGGCGCTGCTGCGCGCCTACGGACGTTTCGTGCAGTCGCTCAACGGGCGCTACTACACCGCGTGCGACATCGGCACCTTCAGCGAGGACATGGACGTCGTCGCCCGCGAATGCCGCTACGTCACCGGCCGGACGGTCGAGCACGGCGGCGCCGGTGACTCGTCCATCCTGACCGCCTACGGCGTCTTCCAGGGGATGCGGGCCGCCGCCGAGACCCTGTGGGGCACGCCGACGCTGCGCGGACGCCGGGTCGGCGTCGAGGGCGTCGGGAAGGTCGGGCACCGGCTCGTGGAGCATCTGCGCGAGGACGGCGCCGAGGTCGTCGTGTGCGACGTCAGCCCGCGCGCCGTGTCCCGCGTCGTCGCGGCCCACCCCGAGGTCGAGGCGGTGGACGGCAAGGAGGCGCTGCTCGCGTCCGGACTCGACGTCTACGCGCCGTGCGCCCTCGGCGGCGCGCTGGACGAGACCGCCGTCGCCGCGCTGTCCGGCGGGATCGTGTGCGGGGCCGCCAACAACCAGCTCGCGCACGCGGGCATCGAGAAGCAGCTCGCGGACCGGGGCGTCCTGTACGCGCCGGACTACGTGGTCAACTCCGGCGGTGTGATCCAGGTCGCGGACGAGATCGCCGGGTTCGACTTCGACCGGGCGCGGAACCGGGCCACCGGGATCTACGACACGACGCGGAAGATCTTCGCCCTGGCCGCCGACGAGGGCGTCCCGCCCGCCGTCGCCGCCGACCGGCTCGCCGAACGCCGCATGGCCGAGGTGGGGCGGCTGCGGAGCGTCTACCTGCCGGGCTGA
- a CDS encoding DUF3073 domain-containing protein, with translation MGRGRAKAKQVKVARQLKYNSGGTDLDRLKSELGVNDSQGDDSYDELVEKYADYADDYGAEDRKDGTTGH, from the coding sequence ATGGGTCGCGGCCGAGCCAAGGCCAAGCAGGTGAAGGTTGCCCGCCAGCTCAAGTACAACAGCGGCGGAACGGACCTCGACCGCCTGAAGAGCGAGCTGGGAGTGAACGACTCCCAGGGCGACGACTCCTACGACGAGCTGGTTGAGAAATACGCCGACTACGCCGACGATTACGGGGCCGAAGACCGTAAGGACGGCACAACGGGCCACTGA